From the genome of Streptomyces sp. V1I1, one region includes:
- a CDS encoding DUF1326 domain-containing protein — protein sequence MTEQTTSPPWHVVGDWFDTCKCAIPCPCTFAQPPTEGDCEGVLAWHIREGRYGDVRLDDLNILMLGSFTGNVWEGTHTDAYAAVFVDERANDRQRAALGAIFGGEAGGWPQQFSEVFSPEMRGMDVAPITVEIDDDLGSWSAEIPGRVTARAEALTGPTTPEGARVQVHNAPGAEVGPGQIATWGRATTDQADAFGFSWNRSGKSSKHFPFDWSGPN from the coding sequence ATGACCGAACAGACCACCAGCCCGCCTTGGCATGTGGTCGGCGACTGGTTCGATACCTGCAAATGCGCCATACCCTGCCCCTGCACGTTCGCCCAGCCCCCGACCGAGGGCGATTGCGAGGGCGTGCTCGCCTGGCACATACGCGAGGGACGGTACGGGGATGTCCGGCTCGACGATCTGAATATCCTGATGCTCGGGTCCTTCACCGGCAACGTATGGGAGGGCACCCACACGGACGCATACGCCGCCGTCTTCGTCGACGAGCGTGCCAACGACCGCCAGCGCGCCGCGCTCGGCGCGATCTTCGGTGGTGAGGCGGGCGGCTGGCCGCAGCAGTTCAGCGAGGTCTTCAGCCCTGAGATGCGCGGGATGGACGTCGCCCCCATCACCGTCGAGATCGACGACGACCTCGGGTCGTGGAGCGCCGAAATCCCCGGCCGCGTGACCGCACGCGCCGAGGCCCTCACCGGTCCCACCACTCCCGAGGGCGCGCGCGTGCAGGTCCACAACGCCCCCGGTGCCGAGGTCGGCCCGGGCCAGATCGCCACCTGGGGTCGCGCCACGACCGACCAGGCCGACGCCTTCGGCTTCAGCTGGAACCGCAGCGGCAAATCCAGCAAGCACTTCCCGTTCGACTGGAGCGGCCCCAACTGA
- a CDS encoding heavy-metal-associated domain-containing protein: protein MKLFKRKKDTDTGKQLVLHIEGMHCNSCGLLIDDELEDIPGVRSSSTDVKAGRTTVRLEEGADVATAALVAAVQQAGDYTARPAD, encoded by the coding sequence GTGAAGCTCTTCAAGCGCAAGAAGGACACCGACACCGGCAAGCAGTTGGTGCTCCACATCGAGGGCATGCACTGCAACAGCTGTGGCCTGCTCATCGACGACGAGCTGGAAGACATCCCCGGGGTCCGCTCCTCCAGTACCGACGTGAAAGCCGGACGCACCACCGTCCGCCTGGAGGAAGGCGCCGACGTCGCCACTGCCGCACTCGTTGCGGCGGTGCAGCAGGCCGGCGACTACACGGCCCGTCCGGCCGACTGA
- a CDS encoding sulfite exporter TauE/SafE family protein — protein sequence MPSSITLLITGVSTGLLAGGASCAAVQGGLLAGAVTRRDPAEARVPARTSSTSAKKRPRTAAPSPSGRAASTASPEPTVGNLAPVGAFLAGKLFSHTILGALLGIFGAALQPSPRTQATLLIIAGALMVLFALDLFGVKVVGRIIPRPPASFGRLVRRSTKTTSMATPALVGFATVLVPCGVTLSMELVAITAGSPIAGAAVMAGFVLGTAPLFTVLGYLFRRSSRALSGRLGIATGVVVLAVAAWTIASGLQAGGWASFNTGSTTVAAAAPAPSEGGTGASDGPVRIDATGKQVITLTVTDFYVPTQFTAKAGVPTTLVLHGKDSGGCARAFTIPELGVQEIVKRDGDTKVELGTRKPGTLRFSCAMGMQTGTIDFQEDTK from the coding sequence ATGCCGTCGTCCATCACCTTGCTCATCACCGGTGTCAGCACCGGTCTGCTCGCCGGCGGCGCCTCGTGCGCCGCCGTCCAGGGCGGTCTGCTCGCAGGAGCAGTCACCCGCCGCGACCCCGCCGAGGCCCGCGTTCCCGCCCGCACGTCCTCCACGTCCGCCAAGAAGCGACCCCGAACCGCCGCCCCGAGCCCATCCGGGCGCGCGGCATCGACTGCGTCCCCGGAGCCGACGGTCGGGAACCTGGCCCCGGTCGGCGCGTTCCTCGCCGGGAAGCTGTTCTCCCACACGATCCTCGGCGCCCTGCTGGGGATCTTCGGCGCCGCGCTGCAGCCCAGTCCCCGGACGCAGGCGACGCTGCTGATCATTGCCGGGGCACTGATGGTGCTCTTCGCGCTCGACCTCTTCGGGGTCAAGGTGGTGGGCCGGATCATCCCCCGGCCCCCAGCCTCCTTCGGACGCCTCGTGCGGCGCAGCACCAAGACCACCTCGATGGCCACCCCAGCCCTGGTCGGCTTCGCCACGGTGCTGGTGCCGTGCGGGGTGACGCTGTCGATGGAGCTGGTCGCGATCACCGCGGGCTCCCCGATCGCCGGGGCGGCGGTGATGGCCGGGTTCGTGCTGGGCACCGCCCCGCTGTTTACCGTCCTCGGCTACCTCTTCCGCCGCTCCAGCCGGGCACTGTCCGGCCGCCTGGGCATCGCCACCGGCGTCGTGGTGCTTGCCGTCGCGGCCTGGACCATCGCCTCCGGACTCCAGGCCGGCGGGTGGGCCTCCTTCAACACCGGCTCCACGACCGTGGCGGCCGCCGCTCCCGCCCCTTCGGAAGGCGGTACGGGGGCCTCGGACGGCCCGGTGCGCATCGACGCCACCGGCAAGCAGGTCATCACCCTGACCGTGACGGACTTCTACGTCCCCACCCAGTTCACCGCCAAGGCCGGCGTGCCCACCACGCTGGTGCTGCACGGCAAGGACTCCGGCGGCTGCGCCCGCGCCTTCACCATCCCCGAGCTCGGGGTGCAAGAAATCGTGAAGCGTGACGGCGACACGAAGGTCGAGCTGGGCACCCGCAAGCCCGGCACGCTCCGCTTCTCCTGCGCCATGGGCATGCAGACCGGCACCATCGACTTCCAGGAAGACACAAAGTGA
- a CDS encoding copper resistance protein CopC has protein sequence MTSPAPRPALGARPLLHRAAGLLFAAIVLALAGLIGAAPPAAAHATLLFTGPAADATVAESPKSLVLVFDQPVSVAGSSVRLKNTRLGSPALGQGARTVTIPVRSALAEGVHTVDWQVTARDGDIMMGSYRFAVGPRTVALGSGQSTAAKDATPTTVLRWLLFAALALLLGELAAGRFASRVPNAPGRRPRRWSLPVALVGCAAALALAALVAGDASPGALLDTRPGALSVIEVAGFVLAAVAVLVRRRAWALVPLAAVLVAEALRAHPQAEQPVAGPVLTFVHLAAAALWAGTLVQVLRTMAAWRGERSAARALLLAYARLAAWLFAAVVATGLIATVLLVPLEDLTATTYGQVLLGKLALVATAAALAITARRWLRRDTSAQRPARAEASALAVILALSATLTVLPAPADTDRPLPFAPPANGPVVPAGTRAGEIGVSARASAGQLVLDLTAPQVGDGTKKYALTATLADPGGTNRRLKLRSCGTGCFYSPITWHKGTSRLTLNVSAEGWTGGRTGLTLTWPPRPDAALLREAVAAMQATPHFTLHELVTSNTTLSLGNLKQLPLTGKKFLASEPYGSGTAPVTTRLANDNGHRRIALAYPAEHTQLELTLDEDGRILHETLTAPNHLATRTFVYPEADKESHRH, from the coding sequence GTGACCTCCCCTGCCCCACGCCCCGCTCTTGGGGCCCGGCCGCTCCTCCACCGGGCGGCCGGACTGCTGTTCGCTGCCATCGTCCTCGCGCTCGCCGGCCTCATCGGTGCCGCCCCGCCGGCCGCGGCTCACGCCACTCTGCTGTTCACCGGCCCGGCGGCGGACGCGACGGTGGCCGAGTCGCCCAAATCGCTGGTCCTTGTCTTCGACCAGCCGGTCAGCGTCGCGGGATCGTCCGTGCGTCTCAAGAACACGCGGCTGGGTTCCCCTGCTCTCGGCCAGGGCGCCCGGACCGTCACCATCCCCGTGCGTTCCGCCCTCGCCGAGGGCGTCCATACCGTCGACTGGCAGGTCACCGCGCGCGACGGCGACATCATGATGGGCAGCTACCGCTTCGCCGTCGGCCCGCGAACCGTCGCCCTCGGCTCCGGCCAGAGCACGGCCGCGAAGGACGCCACGCCCACCACGGTGCTGCGCTGGCTGTTGTTCGCCGCCCTCGCGCTCCTGCTCGGCGAACTGGCGGCGGGCCGTTTCGCCTCCCGCGTCCCCAACGCCCCAGGCCGCCGTCCGCGCCGTTGGTCCCTGCCCGTGGCCCTGGTCGGCTGCGCGGCCGCTCTCGCCCTGGCCGCCTTGGTAGCCGGAGACGCCTCGCCGGGTGCCCTCCTCGACACACGGCCGGGTGCGCTCTCCGTGATCGAGGTCGCGGGCTTCGTGCTCGCGGCCGTGGCCGTGCTCGTACGCCGACGCGCCTGGGCCCTCGTTCCGCTGGCGGCCGTGCTGGTCGCCGAGGCGCTGCGCGCCCACCCGCAGGCCGAACAGCCCGTCGCCGGACCCGTGTTGACCTTCGTCCACCTCGCGGCTGCCGCGCTGTGGGCCGGGACGCTGGTACAGGTGCTGCGTACGATGGCGGCCTGGCGCGGTGAACGCTCCGCCGCCCGCGCGCTGCTTCTCGCCTACGCCCGCCTGGCTGCCTGGCTGTTCGCCGCGGTGGTCGCCACGGGACTGATCGCCACCGTGCTCCTCGTCCCGCTCGAGGACCTCACCGCCACCACGTACGGCCAGGTCCTGCTCGGCAAACTCGCCCTGGTCGCCACTGCCGCTGCCCTCGCGATCACCGCCCGCCGATGGCTCCGCCGCGACACGTCCGCACAACGCCCGGCCCGCGCCGAAGCCTCCGCGCTCGCCGTGATCCTCGCCCTGTCCGCGACCCTCACAGTCCTGCCGGCACCCGCCGACACCGACCGCCCCCTCCCCTTCGCGCCCCCGGCCAACGGCCCTGTCGTGCCCGCCGGTACCCGCGCCGGAGAGATCGGCGTCAGCGCACGCGCCAGCGCAGGTCAGCTCGTCCTCGACCTGACCGCCCCCCAAGTCGGCGACGGCACAAAGAAATACGCCCTAACCGCCACCCTCGCAGACCCGGGCGGAACCAACCGGCGGCTCAAGCTGCGCAGCTGCGGCACCGGCTGCTTCTACTCCCCCATCACCTGGCACAAGGGCACCAGCCGCCTCACCCTCAACGTGTCCGCCGAAGGATGGACCGGCGGCCGCACCGGGCTAACACTCACCTGGCCGCCCCGCCCCGATGCTGCCCTGCTCCGCGAAGCCGTCGCCGCCATGCAGGCCACCCCCCACTTCACCCTGCACGAACTGGTCACCAGCAACACCACCCTCAGCCTTGGCAACCTCAAGCAACTCCCCCTGACCGGAAAGAAGTTCCTCGCCTCCGAGCCGTACGGCAGCGGCACGGCCCCCGTCACCACCCGCCTGGCCAACGACAACGGCCACCGCCGCATCGCCCTCGCCTACCCGGCCGAGCACACCCAGCTCGAACTGACCCTCGACGAGGACGGCCGGATCCTCCACGAAACCCTGACCGCTCCCAACCACCTCGCGACCCGCACCTTCGTCTACCCGGAGGCCGACAAGGAGTCCCACAGGCACTGA
- a CDS encoding MFS transporter translates to MTHPAPGAQHAPEHPLPPADPRRWASLVIICIAQFMLILDVTVVNVALPDMAADLGLGRETLTWTVTAYTLCFGGLMLLGGRLADAFGARRTLLAGLVVFTAASLVTGLAAGAPMLLGGRIAQGIGAALLSPSALSIVTTTFHGEERNKALGVWAAIGGTGAAAGVLMGGALTAGPGWQWVFYVNVPVGLAVLAAVPAVIPARAPQPARLDVPGALLVTAGTASLIYGLVTAGDAGWGATATLLPLAAAVVLYAAFSAVERTGRAPLMDLRMFTRRPVLAGAFLMLIATGLLIAFFFLGSVYLQHVRDFSPLKTGLLFLPVAVATGIGAHLGSRLVGRIGSRTTAVAGMVIATAGTVPLTQLSADGSVYAGLLPGFVVASFGLGAVFVTATTTALAMVENREAGLASGVVNTFHEVGGSIGVAVVSTVAAAGIECGSVGAFTDAFTVCALAAGASAAVALGLVPRGKPQLTGGPHAH, encoded by the coding sequence ATGACCCACCCCGCCCCCGGTGCGCAGCACGCGCCGGAGCACCCTCTGCCGCCGGCCGACCCGCGCCGCTGGGCGTCCCTCGTGATCATCTGCATCGCGCAGTTCATGCTGATCCTCGACGTCACCGTGGTGAACGTCGCGCTGCCGGACATGGCCGCCGACCTCGGTCTCGGCCGGGAGACGCTGACCTGGACGGTCACCGCGTACACCCTGTGCTTCGGCGGTCTCATGCTCCTCGGCGGTCGCCTCGCCGACGCCTTCGGCGCCCGGCGCACGCTCCTGGCCGGGCTCGTGGTCTTCACCGCCGCCTCGCTGGTCACCGGGCTCGCCGCGGGCGCCCCCATGCTGCTCGGCGGACGCATAGCCCAAGGCATAGGCGCGGCACTGCTCTCCCCCTCGGCGCTCTCGATCGTCACCACCACCTTCCACGGGGAGGAGCGCAACAAGGCGTTGGGCGTGTGGGCTGCGATCGGCGGAACTGGCGCTGCCGCCGGTGTGCTGATGGGTGGCGCGCTGACCGCCGGCCCTGGCTGGCAGTGGGTCTTCTACGTCAATGTGCCGGTCGGCCTAGCCGTCCTGGCCGCCGTGCCCGCGGTGATTCCGGCTCGCGCGCCGCAGCCCGCCCGGCTCGACGTGCCCGGGGCGCTGCTGGTCACCGCGGGCACCGCCTCGCTTATCTACGGCCTGGTCACGGCGGGCGACGCCGGATGGGGAGCCACCGCCACACTGTTGCCGCTCGCCGCCGCGGTAGTGCTGTACGCGGCGTTCTCCGCGGTCGAACGGACCGGCCGGGCCCCGCTGATGGACCTGCGGATGTTCACCCGGCGACCGGTGCTGGCGGGCGCGTTCCTGATGCTGATCGCCACTGGGCTGCTGATCGCGTTCTTCTTCCTCGGTTCGGTCTATCTGCAGCACGTACGGGACTTCAGCCCACTCAAGACCGGCCTGCTGTTCCTGCCCGTTGCCGTGGCGACCGGTATCGGAGCCCATCTCGGGTCCCGGCTCGTCGGACGGATCGGCAGCCGTACGACCGCTGTGGCGGGCATGGTGATCGCGACCGCCGGAACCGTGCCGCTGACCCAGCTCTCCGCCGACGGCAGCGTGTACGCCGGTCTGCTGCCCGGCTTCGTGGTCGCGTCCTTCGGTCTTGGTGCGGTCTTCGTCACCGCCACCACCACCGCGCTGGCCATGGTGGAGAACCGTGAGGCGGGTCTCGCGTCCGGAGTCGTCAACACCTTCCACGAGGTGGGCGGTTCCATCGGTGTAGCGGTCGTCTCCACTGTCGCGGCGGCGGGCATCGAGTGCGGCTCCGTCGGCGCTTTCACGGATGCCTTCACGGTCTGCGCTCTCGCCGCGGGGGCGAGCGCAGCGGTGGCCCTGGGGCTCGTACCGCGCGGCAAGCCGCAGTTGACCGGCGGCCCCCACGCGCACTGA
- a CDS encoding TetR/AcrR family transcriptional regulator, giving the protein MSAENVKQPPSGPRAEVKRQAIVRAARRLFLREGFGVGMDAIATEAGVSKVTVYNHFGSKEALFTAVITSALDEPLSSASSAALDGLPEVEDLRSALIDAARAWVAAVRTNHEVTALRNLVAAEVHRFPELGRAWQGHGPEGHHPAVAGALRTLADQGRLVIPDLEAAIIQLYALLVFPHMVFSGYGTHIDDDLTGRLITSGVDMFLSHYAPPHA; this is encoded by the coding sequence ATGAGCGCGGAGAACGTCAAGCAGCCCCCCAGCGGACCCCGCGCCGAAGTGAAACGGCAGGCCATCGTCCGGGCGGCGCGCAGGCTGTTCCTGCGTGAGGGCTTCGGCGTCGGCATGGACGCGATCGCCACCGAGGCGGGCGTGTCCAAGGTGACCGTCTACAACCACTTCGGCAGCAAGGAAGCGCTGTTCACCGCGGTGATCACGAGCGCGCTCGACGAACCCCTCTCCAGCGCCTCATCGGCCGCCCTCGACGGGCTGCCCGAGGTGGAGGACCTGCGCAGCGCGCTGATCGACGCCGCACGCGCCTGGGTGGCCGCGGTCCGGACCAACCACGAGGTCACCGCCCTGCGCAACCTCGTCGCCGCCGAGGTTCACCGCTTCCCCGAGCTCGGTCGGGCCTGGCAGGGCCACGGCCCCGAAGGCCACCACCCCGCCGTGGCTGGTGCACTGCGTACGCTCGCGGACCAGGGCCGGCTGGTCATCCCCGACCTGGAGGCCGCCATCATCCAGTTGTACGCACTGCTGGTCTTCCCACACATGGTCTTCAGCGGCTACGGCACCCACATCGACGACGACCTCACCGGCCGCCTCATCACCAGCGGCGTCGACATGTTCCTCAGCCACTACGCACCACCGCACGCGTAG
- a CDS encoding DUF418 domain-containing protein encodes MRCDAPPEAASSVGAGHPPGTSSTGRLIGLDLARGLAILGMLAAHVGPEPSVGGPLGWVMEAARGRPAALFALLAGFTLVILTGRPEPRTGRAGRQAVGRVLIRSAILIALGYALIALDTDIDVILAAYGLLFVLALPLYRLRAATLAVIAAAAALVLPQVLYLIRIAVENRSRADAVIAFDPLARSTDSGGFVELFITGAYPVVTWLPFIIAGMAVAKLDLGRPGALSRVAMCGGALAVLGYGGSWLALHLVPGAQAAVNAATDTTAAASAWWSDAVGEDPTAGVPAWLLVAAPHSQTTWSILGNTGVALLILATCLIATDRSARVRWAASPVTAVGSIALTAYVGHIIAIRVLGVEDLPDSAALPVFICFAVAAMLLALAWTWVFRRGPLEYLLHAATMPARLIK; translated from the coding sequence ATGAGGTGTGACGCGCCGCCCGAAGCAGCGTCCTCAGTCGGGGCGGGCCACCCGCCTGGCACGTCGTCGACGGGGCGGCTGATCGGCCTCGACCTGGCCCGCGGCCTGGCGATCTTGGGCATGCTTGCCGCCCACGTCGGTCCCGAGCCGTCGGTGGGCGGCCCGCTCGGCTGGGTAATGGAGGCGGCCCGAGGGCGACCGGCCGCCCTGTTCGCGCTGCTGGCCGGGTTCACCCTGGTCATTCTCACTGGCCGACCGGAGCCGCGGACCGGGCGCGCGGGGCGACAGGCCGTGGGGAGAGTACTGATCCGCTCCGCCATCCTGATCGCGCTGGGATACGCCCTCATCGCTCTGGACACCGATATCGACGTGATCCTCGCCGCCTACGGGCTACTGTTCGTCCTCGCGCTTCCGCTGTACCGGCTGCGGGCCGCCACCCTGGCCGTCATCGCCGCGGCGGCCGCGCTCGTGCTGCCCCAGGTCCTGTATCTGATCCGGATCGCGGTGGAGAACAGGAGCCGGGCCGATGCCGTCATCGCCTTCGATCCGCTGGCCCGGAGTACCGACTCGGGCGGGTTCGTCGAGCTGTTCATCACCGGCGCGTACCCAGTGGTGACCTGGCTGCCCTTCATCATCGCCGGAATGGCGGTGGCCAAGCTCGACCTCGGCCGCCCCGGAGCCCTCTCCAGGGTGGCGATGTGCGGCGGCGCGCTGGCCGTGCTCGGCTACGGAGGGTCGTGGCTGGCCCTGCACCTGGTCCCCGGCGCGCAGGCCGCCGTGAACGCGGCCACGGACACCACGGCGGCCGCATCGGCCTGGTGGTCCGACGCCGTGGGCGAGGACCCGACCGCAGGCGTTCCCGCCTGGCTGCTGGTCGCCGCGCCGCACAGCCAGACGACCTGGTCCATCCTGGGCAACACCGGCGTCGCCCTGCTGATCCTGGCCACCTGTCTCATCGCCACCGACCGGTCTGCACGCGTGCGGTGGGCGGCCTCACCCGTCACCGCGGTCGGCTCGATCGCCCTGACCGCGTACGTCGGCCACATCATTGCCATCAGGGTTCTGGGCGTCGAGGACCTGCCGGACTCCGCCGCCCTGCCGGTGTTCATCTGCTTCGCCGTCGCGGCCATGCTGCTGGCCCTCGCCTGGACATGGGTCTTCCGGCGCGGGCCACTGGAGTACCTGCTACACGCCGCCACCATGCCCGCCCGCCTGATCAAATGA
- a CDS encoding sulfurtransferase TusA family protein encodes MTATLPAPPDRPLVIDGTGMLCVVLLLHLRARIADAPPGMEVHLIADDPAALLDLAAWCHLTGHTYLGPLSKGGHGPVYSFTVTGTAKPTQPTSPWRLDGGENSAPEQ; translated from the coding sequence ATGACCGCGACCCTGCCCGCGCCACCGGACCGGCCCCTGGTCATCGACGGCACCGGCATGCTCTGCGTGGTCCTGCTCCTGCACCTGCGCGCCCGGATCGCCGATGCCCCGCCCGGAATGGAGGTCCACCTGATCGCGGACGATCCTGCCGCACTCCTGGACCTGGCCGCCTGGTGCCACCTGACCGGGCACACCTACCTCGGCCCCCTCTCCAAGGGCGGCCACGGCCCGGTCTACAGCTTCACCGTCACCGGTACCGCGAAGCCGACCCAGCCCACCTCGCCGTGGCGGCTGGACGGCGGCGAGAACTCCGCCCCTGAGCAGTAG
- a CDS encoding cysteine desulfurase family protein produces MIPAHTGLQDGPVYLDYNATTPIDPRVAEAMRPYLADWFGNPSSAHAYAAQPKAALARARTQVATLIGADEEIVFTGSGSEADNLAIRGAVLAAKSDRPHVITQVTEHPAVLETCRALERLHGTEVTYLPVDGDGLVDPAALAAALTERTVLVSVMAANNETGALQPIAELARITRAHGALFHCDAAQAAGKIPLNVRDLGVDLLTIVGHKMYAPKGIAVLYIRAGVALEPLVYGGGQERGLRAGTENVALGVALGAAAQLAVEELADGGDRRIAALRDRLHAGFAARLPGRIHLNGPADGRLPNTLNISIDGVQGHELLAAVPEIATSTGSACHSGDHTPSPVLRAMGLDDDRSLAALRLSLGRWTTPDEIDRAADLLVTAARRAA; encoded by the coding sequence ATGATCCCCGCGCACACCGGGCTGCAGGATGGACCGGTCTATCTGGACTACAACGCCACCACCCCCATCGACCCCCGGGTGGCCGAGGCGATGCGGCCGTATCTGGCGGACTGGTTCGGCAATCCCTCCAGCGCCCATGCCTACGCGGCCCAGCCCAAGGCGGCTCTGGCCCGCGCCCGTACCCAGGTCGCCACGCTCATCGGGGCGGACGAGGAGATCGTGTTCACCGGCTCCGGATCCGAGGCCGACAACCTCGCCATCCGGGGTGCCGTACTCGCCGCCAAGAGCGACCGTCCGCATGTGATCACTCAGGTCACCGAGCACCCGGCCGTCCTGGAAACCTGTCGCGCGCTGGAGCGCCTGCACGGCACCGAGGTGACTTACCTGCCCGTCGACGGCGACGGCCTGGTCGACCCGGCGGCACTGGCCGCCGCACTCACCGAGCGCACCGTCCTCGTCTCGGTCATGGCCGCCAACAACGAGACCGGCGCGCTTCAGCCGATTGCCGAACTGGCCCGCATCACCCGCGCCCACGGGGCACTCTTCCACTGTGACGCAGCCCAGGCGGCGGGGAAAATCCCCCTGAACGTAAGGGACTTGGGCGTCGACCTGCTGACGATCGTCGGCCACAAGATGTACGCACCGAAGGGCATCGCCGTCCTGTACATCCGCGCAGGAGTCGCCCTCGAACCGCTGGTCTACGGCGGCGGGCAGGAACGCGGCCTGCGCGCCGGCACCGAGAACGTCGCGCTCGGCGTCGCCTTGGGCGCCGCCGCCCAACTCGCCGTCGAGGAGCTGGCCGACGGCGGCGACCGGCGCATCGCCGCGCTCCGCGACCGCCTCCACGCCGGCTTCGCCGCCCGGCTCCCCGGCCGGATCCACCTCAACGGCCCCGCCGATGGCCGCCTGCCCAACACCCTCAACATCAGCATCGACGGCGTCCAGGGCCATGAACTCCTCGCGGCCGTCCCCGAGATCGCCACCTCCACCGGCTCGGCCTGCCACAGCGGCGACCACACGCCCTCGCCCGTACTTCGCGCAATGGGTCTGGACGACGACCGCAGCCTCGCGGCCCTGAGGCTGTCGCTGGGCCGCTGGACCACCCCCGACGAGATCGACCGCGCGGCCGACCTGCTGGTGACCGCCGCGCGCAGGGCCGCATGA
- a CDS encoding metalloregulator ArsR/SmtB family transcription factor yields MGDATRKSALYDAFAHTGKALASGKRLELLDLLAQGERTVDALAKAAGLNLTTASAHLQTLKQTGLVATRRDGVRIHYRLAGDDVTALYALLRQVAQTHQAGVEAARTAYLGDAGEAEEVGREELLARAQAGEVVVLDVRPAEEYAAGHIPGALSIPVEELAERIAELPDDAEVVAYCRGAYCVLAYDAVRLLHERGRKAVRLSDGMLEWRLAELPVDSGTA; encoded by the coding sequence ATGGGAGATGCCACCCGCAAGTCGGCGCTGTACGACGCCTTCGCTCACACCGGTAAGGCTCTGGCCAGCGGAAAGCGTCTGGAACTGCTCGATCTGCTCGCACAGGGCGAGCGCACCGTCGACGCACTTGCGAAGGCCGCGGGGCTGAACCTGACCACCGCATCCGCCCATCTGCAGACCCTCAAACAGACAGGACTCGTGGCCACCCGCCGCGACGGCGTACGCATCCACTACCGGCTGGCAGGAGACGACGTCACCGCCCTGTACGCGCTGCTGCGCCAGGTCGCCCAGACCCACCAGGCGGGCGTCGAGGCCGCGCGCACCGCCTACCTCGGCGACGCGGGTGAGGCGGAGGAGGTCGGCCGGGAGGAGCTGCTGGCCCGGGCGCAGGCGGGTGAAGTCGTCGTCCTCGATGTTCGCCCGGCCGAGGAGTACGCCGCAGGGCACATCCCCGGCGCGCTCTCCATTCCGGTCGAGGAACTCGCCGAGCGGATCGCCGAGTTGCCGGACGATGCCGAGGTGGTCGCCTACTGCCGGGGCGCCTACTGCGTCCTCGCGTACGACGCTGTACGGCTGCTGCACGAGCGGGGCCGTAAGGCGGTCCGGCTGAGCGACGGGATGCTGGAGTGGCGGCTGGCCGAGCTGCCCGTGGACAGCGGGACCGCATGA